Proteins encoded by one window of Rhizophagus irregularis chromosome 31, complete sequence:
- a CDS encoding uncharacterized protein (SECRETED:cutsite_TLS-SP; SECRETED:prob_0.7063); SECRETED:SignalP(1-25), with the protein MIPNKRALAIVALFILSVVIKSTLSSPTVDFRSINLHKRQAPADGAPKEKAPDAPKDQNPQAKLPVVDPAKEPAKEPAKEPAKEPAKEPAKEPAKEPAKEPAKEPAKEPAKEPAKDPAKEAAKDPTNDPAKDPAKVPDPAKDPAKVPANDPAKDPAKDPAKNAAKDPKAPTDPKTVPPPPAPVPAKAAANPQNTPLPTITSLNTAAKGSPKLTTSTSVIPESTTKVTKTLDDGQVTVVEEKVPAKTVVVVTDAPDADGLEFSSTNSLIDYKNIVTIVLGLIIAAFASIISL; encoded by the exons ATGATACCAAATAAACGAGCCCTTGCGATTGTGGCTCTCTTCATATTAAGTGTTGTGATTAAATCAACCTTATCATCTCCAACAGTCGATTTTAGGTCTATAAACTTACATAAAAGGCAAGCACCAGCAGATGGTGCCCCAAAAGAAAAAGCACC tgaTGCACCAAAGGATCAGAATCCACAAGCAAAACTTCCAGTAGTGGATCCAGCAAAGGAACCCGCAAAGGAACCAGCAAAGGAACCAGCAAAGGAACCCGCAAAGGAACCAGCAAAGGAACCCGCAAAGGAACCCGCAAAGGAACCAGCAAAGGAACCCGCAAAGGAACCAGCAAAGGAACCAGCAAAAGATCCAGCAAAAGAAGCAGCAAAAGATCCAACAAATGATCCTGCGAAAGATCCCGCAAAAGTTCCTGATCCTGCAAAAGATCCAGCAAAAGTTCCAGCAAATGATCCTGCGAAGGATCCCGCAAAAGATCCAGCAAAAAATGCCGCAAAGGATCCTAAAGCTCCTACTGATCCAAAGACCGTACCACCCCCTCCAGCTCCGGTTCCCGCTAAAGCCGCAGCAAATCCTCAAAACACTCCACTTCCAACCATAACATCTCTTAATACAGCAGCAAAAGGATCTCCAAAGTTAACGACTAGTACGAGTGTAATTCCTGAATCAACGACAAAAGTTACTAAAACTTTAGATGATGGACAAGTAACTGTTGTTGAAGAAAAGGTTCCTGCAAAAACTGTTGTTGTTGTGACAGATGCACCTGATGCCGATGGATTGGAATTTAGTTCcacaaattctttaattgactataaaaatattgtaactaTAGTGTTAGGCTTAATTATAGCAGCATTCGCTAGCATCATATCTCTATAA